The proteins below come from a single Pseudomonas chlororaphis genomic window:
- a CDS encoding protein phosphatase — translation MQTDGPWRSAARTDTGKVRTRNEDAFLECPQQGLWAVADGMGGYRGGDIASQLIVAHLAELPMHPDLYERASAVRRCLRWSNRRLSQELTVTERHPGMMGSTVVVLLLEGNHGICIWAGDSRCYLWRGRRLYQLSKDHSLQQQLIDTQRISRAEACAHPAGKALTRAVGAEQELTLETLELAVYPGDTFLLCSDGLYQGLGAEALGGALGLASPCSAVERLFDEVLGGAARDNLTAVVIRR, via the coding sequence ACCGATGGCCCCTGGCGCAGTGCTGCGCGCACGGATACCGGTAAGGTCCGGACGCGTAATGAGGATGCCTTTCTAGAATGTCCGCAACAGGGGTTATGGGCCGTTGCCGACGGAATGGGCGGATACAGGGGCGGTGACATTGCCAGCCAGCTGATTGTTGCCCACCTGGCCGAGTTACCGATGCATCCAGACCTCTATGAACGCGCCAGTGCAGTGCGTCGGTGCTTGCGCTGGAGCAATCGGCGGCTTAGCCAGGAGCTGACCGTCACCGAGCGTCATCCCGGTATGATGGGCAGCACGGTGGTGGTGCTGCTATTGGAAGGCAACCATGGCATCTGCATCTGGGCCGGCGACAGCCGCTGCTACCTCTGGCGCGGCCGGCGGTTGTATCAGCTGTCCAAGGACCACTCCCTGCAACAGCAACTCATCGACACCCAACGCATCAGCCGCGCCGAGGCCTGTGCGCACCCCGCGGGCAAGGCACTGACCCGCGCGGTGGGCGCCGAGCAAGAATTGACGCTGGAGACGTTGGAACTGGCGGTGTATCCCGGTGATACGTTCTTGCTGTGCAGTGATGGCCTGTATCAAGGCCTTGGCGCAGAGGCCTTGGGCGGCGCGTTGGGGCTGGCTTCACCGTGTTCGGCAGTGGAGCGCTTGTTCGACGAGGTTCTGGGTGGCGCGGCGCGGGATAACCTTACGGCGGTGGTGATCCGGCGGTGA